One genomic window of Hippocampus zosterae strain Florida chromosome 12, ASM2543408v3, whole genome shotgun sequence includes the following:
- the sona gene encoding serine/arginine repetitive matrix protein 2 isoform X3, whose protein sequence is MECAVDVPAGEDETTEKDDVNCTEGTETPHKRNKKHKKHKNKKKKKKKRGERESSSESGAESEAETALLKIARTTRASARLAAKAGDHAGQKEETKTDCVDKEGDAKSKKHKRHAAKKKKKKKKKDEKKSQSRSSSDSSSGSGSESETEGRAGIGDGKSSPAVAPGQPEPVTLMSTQNNKEDEKGVPSLLNPEPLEEKKECMSEMDVPQNAEKTTNDSQTNGTENDIKSPLPSLDEVKQTGTVQIKEEASLGDGTLGHANELPDIIPKQEGNVPRDEPIPKDELISMQQQQQAPVKESGSPRPASPLPFMGPAIKQSGSRRSRSPSPSPPKQQSAEQTVAAVAEPPENHSRSASKDKQSPTRLNKRQLSRSISRSPSPKPRKKAVSPPSRSPKRARRRSWSTSRSRTPKRRSFRSPRRSKTPKRRRSSSLSPRRRRSPPSTKRRSSRSPRRGGRRSRSLSRSPRRSRRSKSRSRGRMRRSRTRSPRRGGASGRRSRSRSFARARRSRSRRPYRRSRSRSLAKRTGGRRSRSRSLSRHRRSPPPRARRSRSRSARRRRRTRSRSNTTYKRQRRSRSRSGRRRTKSRTPTSRWRSKSRSPVRRRSRSPARRKRSPPRSSKRSKSRSLPRRRRSKSRSPLLSRKRSESPRIRVRRSKSKSVSVGLNRSKSKSRSGSSDRPSDRSSHARSASPPLEKALSSPQAVQASPEKMASPEKMASPEKMASPEMMASPEKRASPEKMASPEKMASPEKMASPEKMASPEKMASPEKMASPEKMASPEKMASAEKMASPEKMASAEKMTSAEKLASAEKLASAEKMASAETVASPETVAAVAETIPTAGCWKPVPSLVVSSSPAVAPVDEEQEPPTAPEAIPEEEETEPREEASICPEHDVSGTVSGSQEPVTVPEGSERSEGLDEEIESSPPPANTQVESLKSPSHSASPERQSKESSASPTDHREPSRSASPRKRSKSPVRKRESVSPSEKKKRRSKSRSPGRRRKSSPSRFATRRKRSRSKSRTRARRSKSRSPARKRRSRSRSPNARGRKRSKSTDRNKRSRSRSAGRKKRSRSGDRGRRSRSRSSDRRRRSRSRGRGKRPVFRSRSFDRRDRWKREPSHSPVLILRKQRRSGSRTRRSASKSPPRLTDLDKDQLLEIAKANAAAMCAKAGVPIPESLRPKAILQLPLPTPSPGPLSLPLPLPLSMGMGMPNMPNMGPMGLPGIPGMPSMSNITMSAAMASMTAATMTAALTNMGALAAMPPLAPLPTITNKPPPCLAPPTPSLNLDHIEEAKRKVTQQANIHTIKELTEKCKMIANSKEEMAVAKPHVSDDEF, encoded by the exons ATGGAGTGTGCAGTGGATGTTCCAGCCG GTGAGGATGAGACAACCGAAAAAGATGATGTGAATTGCACAGAAGGGACTGAAACACCTCAtaaaagaaacaagaagcataaaaagcacaagaacaagaagaagaaaaagaagaagaggggTGAAAGGGAAAGCAGCTCGGAGTCTGGTGCTGAGTCTGAGGCGGAGACGGCTCTTCTGAAAATTGCACGGACTACAAGAGCCAG TGCAAGGTTGGCCGCAAAAGCAGGCGATCATGCTGGGCAGAAGGAAGAGACTAAAACAG ATTGTGTGGACAAGGAGGGAGATGCAAAatctaaaaaacacaaaagacatgctgctaagaagaagaaaaagaagaagaagaaggatgaAAAGAAATCCCAGTCTCGCTCCTCATCTGATAGCAGCTCTGGCTCAGGTTCTGAATCTGAAACGGAGGGGCGTGCAGGGATAGGTGATGGCAAATCTTCTCCAGCGGTAGCGCCTGGCCAGCCTGAGCCTGTGACCCTCAtgtcaacacaaaacaacaaagaggATGAGAAAGGTGTTCCCAGTCTGCTGAATCCTGAACCACTTGAAGAGAAGAAAGAGTGCATGTCTGAAATGGATGTTCCACAAAACGCAGAGAAGACCACAAACGATAGTCAAACCAATGGAACAGAAAATGATATAAAGTCTCCACTGCCTAGCCTGGATGAGGTAAAACAGACAGGAACAGTTCAGATTAAGGAAGAAGCCAGTCTAGGAGATGGTACCTTGGGTCATGCCAATGAACTTCCTGACATTATTCCTAAACAGGAAGGTAATGTACCTAGAGATGAGCCAATACCGAAAGATGAATTAATTtcaatgcagcagcagcagcaggcaccTGTAAAAGAGTCTGGTTCACCCAGGCCAGCATCTCCCCTCCCTTTTATGGGCCCAGCTATTAAGCAGTCTGGGTCGAGACGGAGTCGATCACCATCACCAAGTCCCCCGAAGCAGCAGAGTGCGGAACAAACAGTAGCGGCAGTGGCAGAACCACCTGAAAATCATTCAAGATCAGCTTCAAAGGACAAGCAATCTCCCACTCGCCTAAATAAGCGGCAGCTGTCGCGCTCAATTTCCCGCTCTCCGTCTCCTAAACCGAGGAAGAAGGCTGTCTCCCCACCCTCAAGATCTCCCAAAAGAGCTCGCCGTCGGTCGTGGTCCACCTCTCGGTCGCGTACGCCCAAGAGGAGGTCATTTCGGTCTCCTCGCAGGTCCAAGACGCCAAAACGCCGGAGAAGCTCGTCTTTGTCTCCGAGGCGACGTCGAAGTCCCCCATCTACAAAAAGAAGATCCTCAAGATCGCCAAGACGTGGCGGGCGCAGGTCGCGCTCTTTATCCCGCTCTCCAAGGAGAAGCCGGAGATCAAAATCCCGCTCGCGAGGGCGCATGAGGCGCTCCCGGACACGCTCGCCCAGACGTGGTGGTGCAAGCGGTAGGCGGTCGCGGTCTCGCTCTTTTGCCAGGGCCCGTCGTTCCAGATCCAGGCGTCCTTACAGGCGCTCCAGGTCACGTTCCTTGGCCAAACGTACCGGTGGCAGGCGCTCAAGGAGTCGATCTTTGTCGCGACATAGGAGGTCGCCACCTCCCAGAGCACGCCGCTCACGCTCCAGGTCTGCCCGTAGGCGCAGGCGGACTCGATCACGCTCCAACACAACCTACAAACGTCAGCGGCGCTCTAGATCAAGGAGTGGCCGCAGACGCACCAAATCCCGAACGCCCACTTCTCGCTGGCGCTCCAAATCCAGGTCTCCGGTTAGAAGGCGGTCTCGTTCCCCTGCCCGGAGAAAGCGGTCTCCGCCAAGGTCTAGCAAACGCTCAAAATCCCGCTCGTTGCCTAGAAGGCGCAGATCAAAGTCACGCTCGCCATTGCTGAGCAGAAAGAGGTCCGAATCACCAAGGATCCGCGTCAGAAGGTCAAAGTCAAAATCTGTCTCTGTTGGCTTGAACAGATCCAAGTCCAAATCCCGGTCTGGGTCAAGTGATAGACCGTCTGATAGGTCCTCCCATGCCAGATCCGCCTCACCCCCTCTTGAGAAGGCGTTGTCTTCTCCCCAGGCGGTGCAAGCATCTCCAGAGAAGATGGCGTCTCCAGAGAAGATGGCGTCTCCAGAGAAGATGGCATCTCCAGAGATGATGGCATCTCCAGAGAAGAGGGCGTCTCCAGAAAAGATGGCGTCTCCAGAAAAGATGGCGTCTCCAGAAAAGATGGCGTCTCCAGAAAAGATGGCGTCTCCAGAGAAGATGGCGTCTCCAGAGAAGATGGCGTCTCCAGAAAAGATGGCGTCTCCAGAAAAGATGGCGTCTGCAGAAAAGATGGCGTCTCCAGAAAAGATGGCCTCCGCAGAAAAGATGACGTCTGCAGAAAA GTTAGCATCTGCAGAAAAGTTGGCGTCTGCAGAAAAGATGGCGTCTGCAGAAACGGTGGCATCCCCAGAAACTGTGGCTGCAGTAGCTGAAACCATTCCTACAGCAG GTTGCTGGAAACCTGTGCCCTCACTGGTTGTTTCCAGTTCTCCAGCTGTTGCTCCAGTGGATGAAGAGCAGGAGCCGCCTACAGCACCTGAAGCCATCCCCGAAGAAGAGGAAACCGAACCGAGGGAGGAGGCCAGCATATGCCCCGAACATGATGTTTCGGGGACTGTGTCTGGCTCTCAAGAACCTGTCACTGTACCAGAGGGATCTGAACGCTCCGAAGGCTTGGATGAAGAAATAGAAAGTTCCCCACCGCCGGCGAACACGCAAGTAGAATCATTGAAAAGCCCTTCGCATTCCGCATCTCCAGAAAGGCAGAGCAAAGAGTCTTCGGCTTCACCCACGGATCATAGGGAACCTTCCCGCTCAGCTTCACCCCGAAAGAG GTCAAAGTCTCCAGTGAGGAAGAGAGAATCTGTCTCACCATCTGAAAAAAAGAAGCGCCGGTCCAAATCTCGGAGTCCTGGCCGGCGCAGAAAATCCAGCCCTTCTCGTTTTGCCACGCGGCGCAAGCGATCCCGTTCCAAGTCTCGAACCAGGGCACGCCGATCCAAGTCCCGCTCTCCAGCCCGCAAGAGACGCTCCCGCTCTCGCTCGCCCAATGCCAGGGGGAGGAAAAGATCCAAGTCCACGGACAGGAACAAGCGCTCCCGGAGCCGATCCGCCGGCCGCAAGAAAAGGTCTAGGTCAGGAGACAGGGGTCGCAGGTCCAGGTCTCGTTCATCTGACCGAAGACGCAGGTCAAGATCCAGAGGTCGAGGGAAGCGTCCGGTATTTCGCAGTCGCTCATTTGATAGAAGGGATAGGTGGAAAAGGGAGCCTAGCCACTCCCCCGTTCTGATTCTCCGCAAGCAGCGCCGCTCAGGGTCGCGGACACGGCGCAGTGCCAGCAAGTCGCCTCCGAGGCTCACTGACCTAG ATAAGGACCAGTTACTGGAGATAGCCAAGGCCAACGCAGCTGCCATGTGTGCCAAGGCAGGCGTGCCCATCCCAGAGAGTCTGCGGCCGAAAGCCATCCTCCAGCTTCCCCTCCCGACGCCGTCTCCTGGCCCCCTCTCGCTCCCACTGCCGTTACCCCTCTCCATGGGCATGGGGATGCCAAATATGCCCAACATGGGTCCAATGGGCTTGCCCGGTATTCCGGGAATGCCCAGCATGTCCAACATCACCATGAGTGCCGCCATGGCAAGTATGACGGCGGCCACCATGACTGCCGCCTTGACCAACATGGGGGCCTTGGCGGCAATGCCTCCCCTTGCTCCTCTTCCCACCATCACAAACAAACCTCCCCCTTGTCTCGCGCCACCAACCCCTTCGCTGAACCTGGACCACATTGAAGAAGCGAAAAGGAAAGTCACGCAGCAAGCGAACATCCACACCATAAAGGAGCTGACAGAG AAATGTAAGATGATTGCCAACAGTAAGGAGGAGATGGCTGTCGCTAAACCTCATGTCTCGGATGATGAATTCTAA